Proteins from one Telopea speciosissima isolate NSW1024214 ecotype Mountain lineage chromosome 1, Tspe_v1, whole genome shotgun sequence genomic window:
- the LOC122650515 gene encoding uncharacterized protein LOC122650515: MVREKNKENAYVSQYQNGCKSGHEIGGVPIGAFGGVLVAAVSVDGNNGIFSVAYGVVQSEDKDSWLFFLCHLRETLERNRDTVTAPDIPITFMTDKQKGLIEAISIIYPEANHRHCSRHLYNNFKKHFGGGPALRGYFWAAMYDFQKAMNGMKEEKKEAYDWLMKTPVQMWARHAFDHRAKSDHITNNMTESFNQWIAPIRSKPILTVIDQIRLKLMCRLHKRLVNGCNFPDVLTPRSSSKLESLQKNVRFCRPSVAGGDKYEVQDGSHRYVVDLGNLTCECGIYMATGLPCRHVGACTQFSRVPVRHYCHAYYTTKTYLLANGGVIDPLSDPNTLEETNLLPPPLKRSIGRPNRSRRREPDEARKEDIRKRSTTVRCSKCHSFDHNKRTCKGGPVKGKRPSTSKTIGVKRKASTDIHADTTPSQRVTRSSQQSSTSALTTEQDKVQKRMEVKASKLKAKRDGQTKP, from the exons ATGGTCCGggaaaagaacaaggaaaatgcTTATGTGAGCCAATACCAGAATGGATGCAAATCTGGACATGAGATTGGTGGAGTCCCTATA GGGGCATTTGGTGGAGTGTTAGTGGCTGCTGTTTCAGTTGATGGAAATAATGGCATATTTTCTGTTGCATATGGTGTTGTTCAATCTGAAGACAAAGACAGTTGGCTATTCTTCCTCTGTCACTTAAGAGAGACCCTGGAGAGGAATAGAGATACAGTCACAGCCCCTGATATACCAATCACATTTATGACAGACAAACAAAAG GGTCTTATTGAAGCAATATCAATCATCTACCCTGAAGCAAACCATAGACACTGCAGTAGACATTTATACAATAACTTCAAGAAGCATTTTGGAGGTGGGCCAGCATTGAGGGGTTATTTCTGGGCTGCCATGTATGACTTTCAGAAAGCTATGAATGggatgaaagaagaaaagaaagaagcttATGATTGGTTGATGAAGACTCCAGTTCAGATGTGGGCAAGACATGCATTTGATCATAGAGCCAAAAGTGATCACATAACCAACAATATGACTGAGTCATTCAACCAGTGGATTGCACCCATACGGAGCAAACCAATCCTTACAGTGATTGACCAAATTAGGCTGAAGTTGATGTGCAGGCTACATAAAAGGTTGGTGAATGGCTGCAACTTTCCTGATGTCCTGACTCCTAGGAGTTCCTCTAAGCTTGAAAGTTTACAAAAGAATGTGAGGTTTTGCAGACCATCAGTTGCTGGAGGAGACAAGTATGAGGTACAAGATGGCTCTCATAGGTATGTGGTTGACCTAGGAAATCTAACATGTGAATGTGGGATCTATATGGCAACTGGGTTACCATGTAGACATGTAGGTGCATGCACTCAATTTAGCAGGGTTCCAGTCCGGCACTATTGTCATGCATATTACACAACAAAGACATATCTCTTGGCTAATGGGGGAGtaattgatccattatctgatcctaATACTTTGGAAGAGACTAATCTACTTCCTCCACCACTAAAGAGGTCAATTGGCAGACCAAATAGATCAAGGAGGAGGGAACCTGATGAAGCCCGTAAAGAAGATATAAGGAAGAGGTCCACCACTGTTAGATGTAGTAAATGTCATTCCTTTGATCATAACAAAAGGACGTGCAAAGGAGGACCAGTAAAAGGCAAGAGACCATCTACTTCAAAAACTATTGGTGTCAAG AGGAAAGCAAGTACTGATATACATGCTGATACTACACCCTCTCAGAGGGTAACCAGATCATCTCAACAATCTTCTACATCTGCACTTACTACTGAACAAGATAAGGTTCAGAAAAGAATGGAAGTCAAGGCTTCTAAACTGAAGGCAAAGAGAGATGGCCAAACAAAGCCATAA